Proteins encoded by one window of Clostridium perfringens:
- the purN gene encoding phosphoribosylglycinamide formyltransferase, whose translation MYKIAVLASGSGSNLQSILDNIDNGNINGEVSLVIGSKEGIFALERAEKQGIKTSVVSKKEFEDKTSDEILRLAKENNIDLIVLAGYLSILKGKLLEEYGNRIINIHPSLIPSFCGNKMYGINVHKAAIEKGVKFSGCTVHFVNDEVDGGAIIAQEIVEVNFEDTPESLQKKVLEKEHILLPRIVKYLCEEKIEIHNGKVKILN comes from the coding sequence TTGTATAAAATAGCTGTATTAGCTTCTGGCAGTGGATCTAACCTTCAATCAATTTTAGATAATATAGACAATGGAAATATAAATGGAGAAGTTTCCTTAGTTATTGGAAGTAAGGAGGGTATTTTTGCCTTAGAAAGGGCTGAAAAACAGGGTATAAAAACATCAGTTGTTTCTAAAAAAGAGTTTGAAGATAAAACTTCAGATGAAATCTTAAGACTTGCTAAGGAAAATAATATTGATTTAATTGTACTAGCAGGCTATCTTTCAATATTAAAAGGAAAACTTTTAGAAGAGTATGGAAATAGGATAATTAATATCCATCCATCTCTTATTCCTTCTTTCTGTGGAAATAAAATGTATGGAATAAATGTACATAAGGCAGCTATAGAAAAGGGTGTGAAATTTTCTGGGTGTACAGTTCACTTTGTTAATGATGAGGTTGATGGAGGAGCTATTATTGCACAAGAAATAGTTGAAGTTAATTTTGAAGATACTCCAGAAAGTCTTCAAAAAAAGGTTTTAGAGAAGGAGCATATATTGCTACCTAGAATTGTTAAGTACTTATGCGAAGAAAAAATAGAAATTCATAATGGAAAAGTGAAAATATTAAACTAG
- the purH gene encoding bifunctional phosphoribosylaminoimidazolecarboxamide formyltransferase/IMP cyclohydrolase, translating to MKKRALISVFDKDGVLELAKFLRDRDVEIISSGGTYKYLKENNIEVKEISEITDFPEMLDGRVKTLHPLVHAGILAIRDNKEHMKTLEEREINTIDYVVVNLYPFFEKVRENLSFEEKVEFIDIGGPTMLRAAAKNFKDVVVLSDKKDYEKVMNEIKENNCVSFKLRKTLAGKVFNLMSAYDAAISNFLLEGEEEYPEYLSVSYKKIQDLRYGENPHQGAAYYSSTEFDGAMNSFEILNGKALSYNNIKDLDIAWKVACEFEETACCALKHNTPCGVAVGENSKEVYLKAYDADPVSIFGGIVAINRKIDKATAEEMVKIFLEVVAAPDFDEDALEVLRTKKNLRVIKCKNTPQAKNYMVTVDGGILVQGEDNKLANEYKVVTEKEPTEMELRDMIFGMKVVKYVKSNAIVVVKDGVATGIGGGQVNRIWATKEALERGKGGAVLASDAFFPFRDCVDEAAKNGIKAIIQPGGSIRDEESIEACNEHGISMVFTGVRHFKH from the coding sequence ATGAAAAAGAGAGCTTTAATAAGTGTTTTTGATAAAGATGGAGTTTTAGAACTTGCAAAATTTTTAAGAGATAGAGATGTAGAAATAATATCAAGTGGTGGAACTTATAAATATTTAAAAGAAAATAACATAGAGGTTAAAGAGATAAGTGAAATAACTGACTTCCCAGAAATGTTAGATGGAAGAGTAAAAACTCTACATCCTTTAGTTCATGCTGGAATATTAGCAATAAGAGATAATAAAGAGCATATGAAAACTTTAGAAGAGAGAGAAATAAATACTATAGATTATGTAGTTGTAAATTTATATCCTTTCTTTGAAAAAGTTAGAGAGAATTTAAGCTTTGAAGAAAAGGTTGAATTTATTGATATAGGTGGACCAACAATGTTAAGAGCAGCAGCTAAGAATTTTAAAGATGTGGTAGTTCTTTCAGATAAAAAAGATTATGAAAAAGTAATGAATGAAATTAAAGAAAATAATTGTGTTTCATTTAAATTAAGAAAAACTCTTGCAGGAAAAGTATTTAACTTAATGAGTGCTTATGATGCTGCAATTTCTAACTTCTTACTAGAGGGAGAAGAGGAATATCCAGAATATCTATCAGTTTCATATAAGAAAATTCAAGATCTTAGATATGGAGAAAATCCACATCAAGGAGCTGCTTATTATAGTTCAACAGAATTTGATGGAGCTATGAATAGCTTTGAAATTTTAAATGGAAAAGCTTTATCTTACAATAATATAAAGGATTTAGATATAGCATGGAAGGTTGCTTGTGAATTTGAAGAAACAGCTTGTTGTGCATTAAAACATAATACACCTTGTGGGGTAGCTGTAGGAGAAAATTCTAAAGAGGTTTATTTAAAGGCTTATGATGCTGATCCAGTTTCAATATTTGGTGGAATAGTTGCTATAAATAGAAAGATAGATAAGGCTACAGCAGAAGAAATGGTTAAAATTTTCTTAGAGGTGGTAGCAGCACCGGATTTTGATGAAGATGCTTTAGAAGTATTAAGAACTAAAAAGAATTTAAGAGTTATAAAATGTAAGAATACTCCTCAGGCTAAAAATTACATGGTAACAGTAGATGGTGGAATATTAGTTCAAGGAGAAGATAATAAACTTGCTAATGAGTATAAAGTTGTAACTGAAAAAGAGCCAACAGAAATGGAATTAAGAGATATGATCTTTGGAATGAAGGTTGTGAAATATGTAAAATCTAATGCTATAGTAGTTGTAAAAGATGGAGTTGCCACTGGTATTGGTGGAGGACAAGTTAATAGAATTTGGGCTACTAAAGAAGCTTTAGAAAGAGGAAAAGGTGGAGCAGTATTAGCATCAGATGCTTTCTTCCCATTTAGAGACTGTGTTGACGAAGCGGCTAAAAATGGAATAAAAGCAATAATTCAACCAGGTGGATCTATTAGAGATGAGGAGTCTATAGAGGCTTGTAATGAACATGGAATAAGCATGGTATTTACAGGAGTTAGACATTTTAAACATTAG